The genomic stretch GTGGGGGAGAACGCGCCGGGCCACCCGCCGATGGCGAGGCCGACGCCCTCGTTCGGCACCGCGCCGCGCTGCGCCCACAGCGGGTGGGCCTGCACCTGCGCGAGACAGGCCTTCAGGCCGATGTCCGGCCACGGGCGGCCGGTGCCAGTGGCGTCGCCGGCCTGCACGGCGTTCCTCACGCGGAGTTCCAGCGGATCGTGGCCCAGCGCCTGCGCGAGGTCGTCTACCGCCGATTCCAGCGCGAACAGCGCCTGCGGCATGCCGGGCGCGCGGTACGCGCCGCTCGCCGCGCGGTTCAGCAGCAGTTCCTGCGTGCGGATACGGACATTTGCGCAGCGGTACAAACCGCCGATGATGGTCGCGATGATCCCGGCGTGCCCGAAGCGGAACACGCCGTTCTCGATCACCGCGTGCACGTCCAGCCCGACGATGTTGCCCCCCTCGTCCGCCCCGAGCTTCACGGTGATCTGCGTGCCGGGGGCGGGCATGGTCGTCAGCATGTCCTCGCTGCGGGTGAGCACCATCCGCACCGGGCGCCCCTCGTGCAGGGCAGCGGCGGTCACCAGGGCGTCGGTGATGCCGTACTTCGCGCCGAAGCCCCCACCGACCGTCATGGGCTCCACGCGCACGTCGCCCTCGCGCAGGCCCAGCGCGCCCGCGACCTCGTTGCGCACGGTGTACTGCCCCTGCGTGCTGGTGTACACGGTGACCTGACCGGGGCGCAGGCCGGGCTCGGCCACGACCGCGTGCGGTTCCAGGTACGACTGGTGCACCGGGGCGTTCACGTACGTGCCCTCCACCACCTTGTGTGCGCTGCTCATCGCGGCGTCCACGTCGCCGCGCTCGAAGGTGCGGGCCTCGTCGATGTTGGTGGGCGCGTGCGCGGATTCCGCGCCGGCCTCGCCGCCGTGCAGGCTCGCCAGACTCGTCTCGGCCTTCGGCACGCCGCCCGGCCACACCAGCACGTCGTCCGCGAGGGCCATGGCGGCGTCCTCGACCGCCGGGAGTTCCTCGTAGTCGATCTCCACGAGGGCCGCGCCGTCGGCGGCCTGCGCATCGGTCTGTGCGAGCACGAGCACGACCGGCTGCCCGGCGAACACGACCTCCTCGCCCGCCAGGATCATGTTCGGGCGCGAGTACGCGACCCGGCCGCCGTTCAGATCCTTCCCGGTCAGCACCGCGACCACGCCGGGCGCGGCCTGGGCGGCGGCGGTGTCGATGCTGCGCACGCGGGCGTGCGGGTATGGCGAGAGCACCGGGCGGGCGTGCAGCATGCCCGCGAGCGTCAGGTCACCGGCGTAGCGGGCGCGGCCCCGCACCTTCTCCAGGCCGTCGATGATCCGTCTGCGCTTGCCGAGGTAGGTAGTGGTCATGGACGCCTCCTGTAGGTCACGGGCAAGTCTACGGCCGGGCCAGCCCCCGAACTGTCGATCAGACCGGATGGGCCGTGTCGGGCACGGAGCGCAGCGCTCTCCAGGGCTGACCAACGCTGTGCGCGGCCACCGTCACCCACCGTGGTTCCTGGCAGACTCGGGCATGGACGACCTGCCTGCCACCGCCTTCCGCCGCGCGGACGAATCCCCGGACGAACTGTTCTACCGCCAGCCCCGCTTCGTGACCCACATCGACGCCGGGGCGATCGCCGCCGTCACCGACCTGTACCGCGAGTTCCTGCCGCCGGGCGGGCGCGTGCTCGACCTGATGAGCAGCTGGATCAGCCACCTGCCGCCCGAGGTGGCCTACGCCCAGGTGGTCGGGCTGGGGCTGAACCAGGAGGAACTGGCGGCCAATGGGCGTCTGAACGGAATCGTGGTGCAGAACCTGAACACCCGCCCACGCCTGCCCTTCGAGGACGGCAGCTTCGACGCAGCGGGCATCACTGTGTCCATCGACTACCTGACCCATCCGGTCGCCGTGCTGCGTGACCTGGGCCGCGTGCTGGTGCCGGGCGGGCCGGTGGTGATCACGTTCTCGAACCGCTGCTTCCCGACCAAGGCGGTCTCGGTGTGGCACGGCCTGGACGACCAGGGGCATGTGGCGCTGGTGCAGCGCTATCTGGAAGCGGCCGGCAACTGGACGGAGATCCAGGGACTCGACCGCAGTCCCCGGCAGGGCCATCGCCGGACGGGCGATCCCCTGTACGCGGTGGTCGGCCGGGCCACGGGGCCGGCGTCCTGACCAGCCGCCTATGCTGGAGAGGTGAGCAGCCATGACTGACCTGTCCCTGCCCCTGTCCGGCGTGCGCGTGGCGGATTTCTCGCGCGTCCTGACCGGCCCGTTCGCCACCATGCTGCTGGGCGACCTGGGCGCGGACGTGATCAAGATCGAACCCCCGGGCGGCGACGACACGCGCGGCTGGGGGCCGCCGTTCCAGGTCGGGGAGGGGGGCCGCGAGTCCAGCTACTTCCTGAGCGTGAACCGCAACAAACGCAGCGTGCTGCTCGACCTCAAGACCCCGGAGGGCCTCGACGCCGCCCGGAAGATCGTGGCCGGCAGCGACCTCCTGGTCGAGAACTTCCGGCCGGGCACGCTGGAGCGCCTGGGCCTGGGTTGGGACGACCTGCACGCCGCGTTTCCCCGCCTGATCTACGCGACCATCACGGGCTTCGGGCTGAGCGGCCCGTACCGCGACCGGGCCGGGTACGACGTCGTGGCGCAGGGCATGGGCGGCATGATGAGCTACAACGGCGACCTCGGCGGCCGGCCCCTGCGGGTGGGTGTGGCCGTCGCGGACGTGTTCAGCGGCGCCCTGGTCACGCAGGCGGTGCTGGCGGCACTGTACCAGCGGGAGAAGACCGGGGTGGGCGTGCGGGTGGACGTGAATCTGCTCGAGAGCGTCATCGCGCTGGGTTCGTCGCAGGTGGGCCGGTACCTCGCCACGGGAGAGGTGCCGGTGCCGGTCGGGAATGACCACCGGTCCATCGTTCCGTACGGCACCGTGCAGTGCGGCGACGGTTTCGTCAACATCGCGGTGGGGAACGACGCGCTGTGGCGGCGCTTCTGCGCCGCGCTGGCCCTGACCGAACTCGGCGCGGATGCCCGCTTCGCCACGAACGAGGGCCGCGTGACCCACCGCGCGGAGCTCGATGTCCTGATGCTGGGCGGCCTCGCGGCGTACACGAGGCAGGAGGTCATGGATCGGCTCGACGTGGCGGGCGTCCCCTGCGGCCCCGTGAACGACCTCGCGGAGGTCTTCGCCGATCCGCACGTGCAGGCGCGGGGCGTGGCCGTGACCGTCCCGCATCCCACGCTGGGCGAGACGACCGTGACGTCGCCCCCGTGGCGCTTCGGCGGGGAGGCGCTGCCGGTGCGCCGCGCTCCACCCACCGCGGGCCAGCACACAGCCGAGGTGCTCGCGGAGCTGACAGCCGGGCCGTGACGTCCCGTCGCCGGCACGGGGCGAGCCGGGCGCTACACTGGCCCGGGCCCCACGTGCCGTGCGTGCGGCTGCACTGGCCCAGGAGTCTCGTGAGGAGATCGGCGTGACATGGTGACCAGTTCCAGCCCTGACGACCGCCCGGTGTCGCCGGACGCCGGCAGCCAGCGTCGGGCGCTGCTGCTGCTGTCGGTGCTGGCCGACGTGATTCACGTCATCACGCTGGTCTACCTGTGGCAGCAGGGCAGTCCGCGCGTCACGCAGGCGGCGGCCAGTCTGGCCATCACCGCCGTGCTCACGGCCCTGACGCTGTGGTCGGCCGTGCCCCTGCGGCGGCTCCAGCAGGTGGCGGTCGCCCTGGTCTGCGTGCTGCTGCACGTGAACCTGTGGAGCGTGTTCCAGACCCAGCGGCCCATCTCCTCGGGGCTTCTGATCCATGTGGTGATCCTGGCGCTGTTCGCGTATACCTGGCTGCCGCCGCGTGTGGCCACGGCCGTGGTGGGCGGCAGTTACGTGATCCTGGCGTGCGCCGCGGCGGTGTCGCGTGCGCCGGACGTACCGGGCGTGCTGCTGGTGGGCATCACGCTGCCCCTGGTGTGGTACCTGACCGTGCACGGCCGCGAGGTCAGCCGCGAACGTGGGCGCAGCGAGACCATGCGGATCCTGGCCTACCGCGACCCCCTGACCGGCGTGCAGAACCGCCGCGCCGGCAGCGAACTCCTGCACACGCTGCTGACCCGTCCGGCGGGCCACCCGGGCGCGACGCCGGACGCCGAGGTGGCGGTCGCCCTGATCGACCTCGATCACTTCAAACGCATCAACGACACGCTGGGACACCAGCAGGGCGACCGGGTGCTGGTGGCCGTGGCGGACTCGCTCGTCCTGAGTTTCGCGCCGGACGGCACGGTTGTCCGGTGGGGCGGCGAGGAGTTCCTGGTGATCCTGACCGGTCAGACCCGCGCCGCAGTGCGCCAGCACGTCGATGCTGCGCTCGACGCCGTGCGGGCCCTGCACCAGGGCGGCCTGCCGGTCATCACCATCAGTGCCGGGCTGGCCTTCTCCGGCGAGACCCGCGACCCCGTGGCGCTGCTCGATCTGGCCGATGGCCGGCTGTACCGGGCCAAGGCGGCGGGCCGCGACCGCGTGCACTGACCCGCATGGCCGGCTCCGGCCGGCGTCCGCTCCCGACCCACGTCGCGCCACTGCCCTCCGGGAGGCCCATGTACCAGCCACACACCCTTCAGCGCATCGTCGAGAGCCGCCTGGATGACACGCGGGCACAGCGCGTGCATTCCCGGGTCGAGATCGTCGCCGGCCGTCCCGACCTGGCCGAGGACGATCCGCGTCGCCGCGCCCGCTTCGAGGCGCGCATGAGCGGGGAGGCGCCGGTGGACGCCGAGAAGGTCTGGGGCAGCGTCGATTTCGTCGAGGCGGTGTTCCTTGACCTGGGCGCCCGGGCGGCCAGGGCCGTCGCCCGGATCGTGACGGATCAGGGCCGCACTCCCCTGGGCACGGGGTTTCTGGTGAGTCCCGGTGTCCTGATCACCAACAACCACGTGCTGGAGGATGTCGCCAGTGCGGCCGGGGCGTGGGTTCAGTTCAACTACGAACTGGCGGACGACTTCACGCCGCGCGCCCCGGACGTGTATGCCCTGCGCCCGGACGTGTTCTTCCACGCGGTCAGCTGGAGGGATCTGGACTTCACGCTGGTCGCCGTGGGCGAGCAGCTTCGCGGCGGGGGCACGCTGGCCGCACAGGGCTACTGTCCCCTGAGCGACCGCCCCGACAAGCACGCCAAGGGGGCCACCGTGAACATCGTGCAGCATCCCGGCGGGGACTACAAGAAACTCGTGCTGCGCGGCAACCGCATCGTGGCCCGCACCGAGCGTGTGCTGCACTACGAGGCCGACACCGAGGGCGGCTCCAGCGGCTCGCCGGTCTTCAACGACGCGTGGGAGGTCGTGGCCCTGCACCACTGGGGGGCCCCGCACCTGAGCACGGTGGACGAGGACGGCCGGCCGCTGGGCACGCTGGTGAACGAGGGCGTGCGGATCAGCGCCATCGTGGCGGCCCTGCGTGCGGCGCTGCCGGGGCTGCCGGACACGGCCCGCGTGTACGTGCAGGCCGTGCTCGACGCCGCCGGCCCGGCACGGCCACAGCCTGCCCCGGTGCCGGACGTGCTGCGGCCCGCCGCACCGGAGCGTGTGCGGATCGACCGGGACTACGCCAACCGGCGCGGCTACGACGCGGCCTTCCTGCCCGGCCTGAGCGTTCCCCTGGCCGATATCGTGGCTCCCGTGCTGGCGCAGGTCGCGCCGCTGCCGGACGGCGGCACGGCACTGGCGTACCAGCACTTCAGCGTGGTGATGAGCGCGGCGCGGCGGCTCGCCGTCGTGACCGCCACGAACATCGACGGCAGCACCTACATTCCCATCGACCGTGACACCGGTCTGCCCGCCCGCGCCGACGCCGAGGGCGATGCGTGGTTCGAGGATTCCCGGATCGACCCGGCCCGGACGGTCACGCAGGCGTTCTACTCGGCCAACAGTTCCTTCTTTGATCGGGGACACCTGACGCGCCGCAGCGATCCCACCTGGGGCACCCCCGAGAAGGCCGCCCGCGCCAATGCCGATACCTTCCACTTCACCAACTGCGCGCCGCAGCACTGGCTGTTCAACCAGTCGCTGCGGTACTGGCAGGGCATCGAGCGCCACTACCTGGAATTCGGGGCGACCCTCGACCGCTCGCGCCTGAGTGTGCTCCAGGGGCCGGTGTTCGCCCCGGACGATCCTGTGTACACCGACACGGCCGGGCGCGACGTGCCGGTGCCGGTGCAGTTCTGGAAACTCGTGCTGCGCGTGCAGGACGGTGTGCCGCGCGCCACCGCCTTCCTCGCGTCGCAGCGGGATCTGCTGGCCCTGCCCCGGCGGCCCGTCCAGCCCGGTGCCGACGGCGCGGTGCCCGATGTCACGACCTTCCTGACCTCCGTGGCGCACCTGCAGGAACTCACCGGGCTGGACTTCACGGCACTGATCCCGCACGACACCTTCGTCACCCCGTCACCGGCCGAGGCGATGCCGCTGCGGGCGGTCACGTCCTGGGCCGACCTGCCATGAACCCCTGGCCCGCCGGTCAGCTTTGCTTGACTGTGTACCGAGTTGATGGTCGTGTCAGAACCTGGGCCGATACTGGGAACATCGCCGCTCCCGGCTCCGGCCGCGCGGCCCAGGTGACCCCATGACTGCACTCACTGATCCCCCCCACGCCCCGCTGCCCCGCATCATCCAGGGTGGCATGGGCGTTGCCATCTCCGGCTGGGAGCTTGCACGCGCCGTGTCCAGTATGGGCGAGCTCGGCGTGATCTCTGCCACCGGCATCGATAACCTCCTCGTGCGCCGCCTCCAGGACGGCGATCCCGGCGGGCATGTCCGCCAGGCGCTGGCCGCGTATCCGGATCAGGATCGTGCCCAGAAGGCCGTGGCCGACTACTACCTGGAGAGCGGCCGGGAGAGCGGCCAGAGCTACAAGCGCGTGCCGCTGCCCAGCCTGAGAAACCACCGCGTCGCGTGGGAACTGGCGGTCATGGGCGGCTTCGTTGAGGTGTGGCTGGCCAAGCAGGGCCACGCCAACCCCGTCGGCGCGAACCTGCTGACCAAACTCCAGATGCACACCCTGCCCGCGCTGTACGGCTGCCTGCTCGCCGGGGTGGACACGGTCATCATGGGGGCCGGCATTCCCCGTGACATCCCCGGCGTCCTCGACGCCTTCGCGCAGGGGAAGGCCGCCTCGATCCGCCTGGACATCAAGGGCGACTCGACCGGCGAGCCCGTGCTCCTGACCTTCGACCCGGCCGAGTACGGTTTCGGCGGGCGCACCCTGACCCGGCCCCGTTTCTATCCCATCGTCACGTCGCATGTGCTGGCCAGCGTGCTCGCCAAGAAGGCCACGGGCAGCATCGAGGGGTTCATCATCGAGGCGCCCACGGCTGGCGGGCACAACGCCCCCCCACGCGGCACGGTGACCTACGACGAGACCGGCCAGCCCATCTACGGCGAACGCGACCTGGCCGACCTGAACGAGATGCGCAAGATCGGCCTGCCCTTCTGGCTGGCCGGCGGCAGCGGCTCGCCCGAGGCCCTGCGCGCCGCCCTGGAGCAGGGGGCCGCCGGCATCCAGGTCGGCACGCTGTTCGCGTACTGCCGGGAATCCGGCTTCGACGCCGACCTGCGCACGCAGGTGCAGGAGCGGGCCCAGAGCCAGCGCCTCCAGGTCTACACCGATCCGCTGGCGTCGCCCACCGGCTTTCCCTTCAAGGTCGTCACCCTGCCTGACACCCTGAGCAACGAGGAGCTGTACCGGGAACGCCCCCGTATCTGCGACATCGGCTACCTGCGTGAGGCCTACCGCGACGAGGTCGGCAAGGTCGGCCTGCGCTGCCCCGCCGAACCCGTCGATGCCTTCCTGAGCAAGGACGGCAAGCTGGAGGACACCGTGGGCCGCAAGTGCCTGTGCAACGCCCTGATGGCCGATGCCGGGCACGCCCAGATCCAGAAGTCCGGCTATGAGGAGCTGCCCCTGCTGACCAGCGGGGACGGCGTCAGTGCGCTCACCGACTGGCCGGTCGGGTACACGGCGGCCGATGTGGTGGCGTATCTGCGGGGTGGACTGGCGTAGCGGCGGTGGAAGGTGGGCGCCTGCGGCGGGCTTCCCCACCCCCAACCCCCTGCCGGCGGGCAGGGGAGCTGGGCGCTGCGCTCGGCATGTCGTCGCCATGCCGTGCGGATGGGCCTTCGTGGCGGTTTCGTTGGCGTGGGCTCCGTACATTCCATTTGTGGGTTCGCATCGTTGCCCGTGCGCTGCGCGCCCGATGGCATTCGGTCAGGGGCAGGATGGGAGGCTTCGGTTGTACTCCCCCTCTCCATGCGGGACTCGTAGATCTGCGCAGTCAAGGGGCCGTGGAACCACGGTTTCCGCTCACTCCGTCTCCAGCCGCCCCACCGCCCCCTCCAGATTCACCCGCGCCTGCGCCTCCAGACCGGCGAATTCCGGCGTGGTGTAGAGGCGCTCCCTGTTCAGGAAGTGCCGGAGCACCCGTGTCCGGCCAGCCCGATAGAGGTCGTCGGGCACATGGGCGTATTCCCGGCGGATGGCGTGGTCGTAGGCGGCGAAGTCGTCCGGCGACGCGCCCAGGACGCCCAGGTCAGCATCCACGAACAGCGCCTCTGAGCGCCCGGACGGAGGAGAGGTGTGCCGTGTGGCGAGGATCAGCGCCCGCACCTCGGTCTGGAGGTCGTCCGTGGCCCCCTGGGCGGCCAGCCACGCGCCGAACACGTCCGCGCTGCGCTGCTCGTTGTCGGCAGCCCTGGGGTCGTAGATCAGGTCGTGGCCCCACGCGGCGAGTTCCAGGTCGGGCGTCAGGACGCCGCGCACGCGCAGGCTGTGAATGACGGCCTGAACGTGCGCGGCGGTGTGGTAGTGGCGGTGCCCTTCGGTATAGAAGGGGCGGGCAAAAGCCTCAGCTGCCACCGACAGCGTCATCTCAGCTGTGCTGCGCCGCCAGCGCCGCGCCGATCACGCCCGCGTCCGGCCCCAGCTGGGCGCGGCGGATCGTCACGGGCGCGAAGCCCTGCGCGTATTCGTCGGCGGCCTTCTGCACGTTCAGGAAGAAGTAGTCGCCCACGCTGGCGACCCCGCCGCCGATCACGAAGACCTCGGGGTCGATGACCTTCTGGAGGTCGGCCAGCGCCACGCCGATGTGCTTCATGGCCTGCTGCACCACGCGCCGCGCACCGGGGTGGCCCTGCTGCGCGAGTTCGAAGGCCTCGGCGGTGGACACGTCGCGGTTCAGGGCGTAGCTGGCGTCGCGGGCGATGGCGGTGCCCGACGCGATGGCCTCCAGCGCTCCGTCCAGGCCCGCGCCGCTGACCGGGCCGCCGGGCATGACGGTCACGTGCCCGAGTTCCCCGGCGATCCCGTGCCGCCCGCGCCAGATGCGCCCGTTCAGGACGATGCCCGCACCGATGCCGGTGCTGACCGTCACGTAGATGCTGCTCTCGGAACCGCGGGCCGCGCCCAGGTGGGCCTCGGCCAGGGCGGCGGCCTTGGCATCGTTTTCGAGCATGATGCGCTGGCCCAGGCGCTCGCGCAGGCCGTCCACCATGGGCACGTCGGTGAAGCCGTAGATGTTCGGTGCGAACTTCACGCGGGTGCGGTCGCTGTTCAGTGGTCCCGGAATGCCCACACCCACCAGCCGGGCATCCGGATGCCGGGCCTGGAGGACACTCACCTGCGCGGCGATGGCGTCCAGTACGGCCTCCCAGCCGGTCTCGGGGGTGGGCTGGACGTGGCGGTCATGCAGTTCGTCGCCGCGCAGGACGCCGGTGGCGATCTTGGTGCCGCCGACATCGACACCGATGCTGACAGCTTCCTGGGAAAAGGGGGTGGTCATGACAACTCCTGAGACGGAACGGGGAAACGCTGTGGGATCGCTTCCAGGCACAAGGGTGAATGCTTGACAGTCACGGCACAATACCGTGCGGCCCTGCGGCGCGTCGGTGGGTGGATTAGGCGTCCGGAGTGGTGTCGTCCGGTTCCAGGCCCAGCAGCGCGAGGGCCTCGGGGAGCTGCACCTCGGGCACGTACAGGCCCACGTCGCCCATGTAGCCGCCGGTCTCGATCTCGATCACGGGTGACCCCATGGCCCACTGGAAGGGCGTGCGCACCACGCTGACCACCCCGCCGTCCGACAGGGTGCGCCGCCAGCCCTCGGCCAGCAGCCGGGGCAGGGTGTCCACGCGCACCCAGGGGTCACCCTGGTACATCACGCGATCCTCGAAGGTGGAACGGGTCATGGGCGCACCCGCACGGACGCGACCCGCTGCGCGAATTCCGGCGGCAGCACGCGGGGAGCGTGTGCCTCGTCCACGCTGACCTGCACGCTGCGGGCGAAGGCACACGGCACGCCGTCTGCAACGAAGCGCGACACGACCACCCAGCTCGTCCGGCCCACGCGCTCGACCAGCGACTCGATCACGACCTCCTGGCCCAGGCGCAGTTCGCCCACGTAGTCCAGTTCCAGCCGTGCCAGCACGGACAGGTCATCCACGTCCCGGATCCCCAGTGCCGCCGACAGGTCCATGCGGGCGACCTCCAGATATTCTGCGTAGCGGGCGTTGTTGATGTGCCCCATGGCGTCCAGGTCGCTGTAGCGCAGCTGGATGGTACAGCGCCGGGCGTCCTGCCAGTTCAGCGCCGGGATGCGCCCGGGGGCGGCGGTGGAGCCTTGCGTCATGA from Deinococcus sp. AB2017081 encodes the following:
- a CDS encoding GGDEF domain-containing protein, whose amino-acid sequence is MTSSSPDDRPVSPDAGSQRRALLLLSVLADVIHVITLVYLWQQGSPRVTQAAASLAITAVLTALTLWSAVPLRRLQQVAVALVCVLLHVNLWSVFQTQRPISSGLLIHVVILALFAYTWLPPRVATAVVGGSYVILACAAAVSRAPDVPGVLLVGITLPLVWYLTVHGREVSRERGRSETMRILAYRDPLTGVQNRRAGSELLHTLLTRPAGHPGATPDAEVAVALIDLDHFKRINDTLGHQQGDRVLVAVADSLVLSFAPDGTVVRWGGEEFLVILTGQTRAAVRQHVDAALDAVRALHQGGLPVITISAGLAFSGETRDPVALLDLADGRLYRAKAAGRDRVH
- a CDS encoding nitronate monooxygenase; this translates as MTALTDPPHAPLPRIIQGGMGVAISGWELARAVSSMGELGVISATGIDNLLVRRLQDGDPGGHVRQALAAYPDQDRAQKAVADYYLESGRESGQSYKRVPLPSLRNHRVAWELAVMGGFVEVWLAKQGHANPVGANLLTKLQMHTLPALYGCLLAGVDTVIMGAGIPRDIPGVLDAFAQGKAASIRLDIKGDSTGEPVLLTFDPAEYGFGGRTLTRPRFYPIVTSHVLASVLAKKATGSIEGFIIEAPTAGGHNAPPRGTVTYDETGQPIYGERDLADLNEMRKIGLPFWLAGGSGSPEALRAALEQGAAGIQVGTLFAYCRESGFDADLRTQVQERAQSQRLQVYTDPLASPTGFPFKVVTLPDTLSNEELYRERPRICDIGYLREAYRDEVGKVGLRCPAEPVDAFLSKDGKLEDTVGRKCLCNALMADAGHAQIQKSGYEELPLLTSGDGVSALTDWPVGYTAADVVAYLRGGLA
- a CDS encoding xanthine dehydrogenase family protein molybdopterin-binding subunit; amino-acid sequence: MTTTYLGKRRRIIDGLEKVRGRARYAGDLTLAGMLHARPVLSPYPHARVRSIDTAAAQAAPGVVAVLTGKDLNGGRVAYSRPNMILAGEEVVFAGQPVVLVLAQTDAQAADGAALVEIDYEELPAVEDAAMALADDVLVWPGGVPKAETSLASLHGGEAGAESAHAPTNIDEARTFERGDVDAAMSSAHKVVEGTYVNAPVHQSYLEPHAVVAEPGLRPGQVTVYTSTQGQYTVRNEVAGALGLREGDVRVEPMTVGGGFGAKYGITDALVTAAALHEGRPVRMVLTRSEDMLTTMPAPGTQITVKLGADEGGNIVGLDVHAVIENGVFRFGHAGIIATIIGGLYRCANVRIRTQELLLNRAASGAYRAPGMPQALFALESAVDDLAQALGHDPLELRVRNAVQAGDATGTGRPWPDIGLKACLAQVQAHPLWAQRGAVPNEGVGLAIGGWPGAFSPTGAVCRVDTDGTVRLHVGSVDISGVHSSMVLIAAETLDVDPDSIEIVQGSTDSGPYAPGSGGSQITISLSGAVLDASTQVKEQLLDLAARHFEAHRDDVELAQGHARVTGVPDKTISIGKLAALGQRTAGGPGPVVAEGRAALKAGAPGFIAQLVHVRVDPDTGHVTLLRAVSIQDVGYALNPMLVEGQLHGGMAQALGIGLYEGQHFEHGTLGNPNFMEYAFPTATDIPPIDAVLVEQPSEHGPFGARIVGEPPITAGAAALANAIKDAVGVRVTELPVTAEMVWGLMQERKDAAD
- a CDS encoding ROK family protein, which encodes MTTPFSQEAVSIGVDVGGTKIATGVLRGDELHDRHVQPTPETGWEAVLDAIAAQVSVLQARHPDARLVGVGIPGPLNSDRTRVKFAPNIYGFTDVPMVDGLRERLGQRIMLENDAKAAALAEAHLGAARGSESSIYVTVSTGIGAGIVLNGRIWRGRHGIAGELGHVTVMPGGPVSGAGLDGALEAIASGTAIARDASYALNRDVSTAEAFELAQQGHPGARRVVQQAMKHIGVALADLQKVIDPEVFVIGGGVASVGDYFFLNVQKAADEYAQGFAPVTIRRAQLGPDAGVIGAALAAQHS
- a CDS encoding class I SAM-dependent methyltransferase, which gives rise to MDDLPATAFRRADESPDELFYRQPRFVTHIDAGAIAAVTDLYREFLPPGGRVLDLMSSWISHLPPEVAYAQVVGLGLNQEELAANGRLNGIVVQNLNTRPRLPFEDGSFDAAGITVSIDYLTHPVAVLRDLGRVLVPGGPVVITFSNRCFPTKAVSVWHGLDDQGHVALVQRYLEAAGNWTEIQGLDRSPRQGHRRTGDPLYAVVGRATGPAS
- a CDS encoding CaiB/BaiF CoA transferase family protein, with product MTDLSLPLSGVRVADFSRVLTGPFATMLLGDLGADVIKIEPPGGDDTRGWGPPFQVGEGGRESSYFLSVNRNKRSVLLDLKTPEGLDAARKIVAGSDLLVENFRPGTLERLGLGWDDLHAAFPRLIYATITGFGLSGPYRDRAGYDVVAQGMGGMMSYNGDLGGRPLRVGVAVADVFSGALVTQAVLAALYQREKTGVGVRVDVNLLESVIALGSSQVGRYLATGEVPVPVGNDHRSIVPYGTVQCGDGFVNIAVGNDALWRRFCAALALTELGADARFATNEGRVTHRAELDVLMLGGLAAYTRQEVMDRLDVAGVPCGPVNDLAEVFADPHVQARGVAVTVPHPTLGETTVTSPPWRFGGEALPVRRAPPTAGQHTAEVLAELTAGP
- a CDS encoding DNA/RNA non-specific endonuclease, producing the protein MYQPHTLQRIVESRLDDTRAQRVHSRVEIVAGRPDLAEDDPRRRARFEARMSGEAPVDAEKVWGSVDFVEAVFLDLGARAARAVARIVTDQGRTPLGTGFLVSPGVLITNNHVLEDVASAAGAWVQFNYELADDFTPRAPDVYALRPDVFFHAVSWRDLDFTLVAVGEQLRGGGTLAAQGYCPLSDRPDKHAKGATVNIVQHPGGDYKKLVLRGNRIVARTERVLHYEADTEGGSSGSPVFNDAWEVVALHHWGAPHLSTVDEDGRPLGTLVNEGVRISAIVAALRAALPGLPDTARVYVQAVLDAAGPARPQPAPVPDVLRPAAPERVRIDRDYANRRGYDAAFLPGLSVPLADIVAPVLAQVAPLPDGGTALAYQHFSVVMSAARRLAVVTATNIDGSTYIPIDRDTGLPARADAEGDAWFEDSRIDPARTVTQAFYSANSSFFDRGHLTRRSDPTWGTPEKAARANADTFHFTNCAPQHWLFNQSLRYWQGIERHYLEFGATLDRSRLSVLQGPVFAPDDPVYTDTAGRDVPVPVQFWKLVLRVQDGVPRATAFLASQRDLLALPRRPVQPGADGAVPDVTTFLTSVAHLQELTGLDFTALIPHDTFVTPSPAEAMPLRAVTSWADLP
- a CDS encoding phosphohydrolase, yielding MTLSVAAEAFARPFYTEGHRHYHTAAHVQAVIHSLRVRGVLTPDLELAAWGHDLIYDPRAADNEQRSADVFGAWLAAQGATDDLQTEVRALILATRHTSPPSGRSEALFVDADLGVLGASPDDFAAYDHAIRREYAHVPDDLYRAGRTRVLRHFLNRERLYTTPEFAGLEAQARVNLEGAVGRLETE
- a CDS encoding acyl-CoA thioesterase — its product is MTQGSTAAPGRIPALNWQDARRCTIQLRYSDLDAMGHINNARYAEYLEVARMDLSAALGIRDVDDLSVLARLELDYVGELRLGQEVVIESLVERVGRTSWVVVSRFVADGVPCAFARSVQVSVDEAHAPRVLPPEFAQRVASVRVRP